The following are encoded together in the Periplaneta americana isolate PAMFEO1 chromosome 5, P.americana_PAMFEO1_priV1, whole genome shotgun sequence genome:
- the LOC138699728 gene encoding ADP-ribosylation factor-like protein 16: MCLCLGPTGSGKTLLLKKLQNRETIDTMSSTVPTVGTNLVTIRLENQKETTVREVGGAMAPIWRSYYNGMQKIIYVVDASNLCQIAAAGVLLYTILAEPCLQKAKVLLVLSKMDASYRQMRNEALLMLQLSRLKKEISQDITVLEASAMTGEGTDKVLNWLQSGNIASAKPK; encoded by the exons atgtgTCTCTGCCTTGGTCCTACGGGTTCGGGCAAAACATtgcttttaaaaaaattacaaaaccggGAAACAATCGACACAATGTCTAGTACTGTTCCAACAGTTGGAACAAACCTTGTGACAATTCGACTTGAAAACCAAAAGGAAACAACTGTAAGAGAAGTGGGAGGGGCAATGGCACCTATTTGGAGAAGTTATTATAACGGAATGCAgaaaattatttatgtagtagATGCAAGTAATCTATGTCAAATTGCTGCAGCAGGAGTACTACTGTACACAATACTTGCAGAACCTTGTCTCCAAAAGGCAAAG GTACTTTTGGTGCTGTCCAAGATGGATGCatcatatcgtcaaatgagaaaTGAGGCTCTTCTGATGCTTCAGTTGTCACGTCTTAAAAAGGAGATCTCCCAAGACATCACAGTGCTGGAGGCAAGTGCAATGACAGGAGAGGGCACAGACAAAGTTCTAAACTGGCTGCAGAGCGGCAACATTGCATCTGCAAAACCAAAGTGA